From the Mycobacterium noviomagense genome, the window ACTGGTCGGGCACTCCGGAGTGGCCGAGGCCGCGGTGGTCGGCGCCACCGACGACACCACCGGCCAGGCCATCTGCGCGTTCGTGGTCTTGCAGGTCGACCAACCCGAGGAGCTGGGCGAAGAGATCATCGACGAGCTGCGCACCCAAGTGGCCCGAGAGATCTCCCCGATCGCCAAGCCGCGCGAAATTCATGTGGTGCCCGAGCTGCCGAAGACACGCAGCGGCAAGATCATGCGCCGATTGCTGCGCGACATCGCCGAGAACCGCGAGCTCGGCGACACCTCGACGCTGCTGGACCCGGGCGTGTTCGAGGCGATCCGCGCTGCTAGGTAGCGCGCCCGGCGACCGATGCGGGCGTAAACCGCCCGCTGAGGAGCCGGGCTAAGTAGCAGAAGCGGTCCCGACTGGGACGAAACCGGCGCCCGGCCGGCCCTTGGCGGCAAGATCGGCCAGCACCGCGTTGATCGACACCACGACGGCCGGAGTATGCAGCGGAATGTATTTGGTGATGCAGCCCGGCAGGTTTTCGCTGAACGCACCGTGGATCATCCCGACCAGCATGCCGTTGGCTGTGACCGGTCCGCCTGAGTCGCCGGGCTGGCCGCATAGCTGGGCCACGATGGTGCCGGGATCTTGGCCCGGGCCGAACGTGACACCGCATGATTCGCCCGTGGTGCGGCCCTGTTTGCAGACGACCTGACCAGCCGCCGGATCCGGTCCTATGCCGTTGATCGGAAAGTTGTTGAAGTTCGCCACCGGCGCCACCTTCGCCGGATCGAAATGGATGACCGCGTAGTCGAGGTTGTCGTTGCCGGCCACCATGGTGCCCAGCGTGCCGCGATCCTGGGCCGCCTCGGCGGCGACCACGGCGCCGGGCCCGCCGCAGTGCGCGGAGGTGAAGCCGGTCAGTGCGCCGGTGTTGTCGGTGCCGATGGCGGTCAGAGTGCACATCGAATCGCCGTTGACGACAATAGGCGCGCCCCCGCCGAGCGGAACCCTGTCGTCTGCAGCTCTGCTTGTCGCGGCCGGGGCGGCCAACAGTAGCAGGGCCATGGCCACCATCGCCGCCATGACACGGCGGTGCGCGCTGTGCAAAGCAACACTCCCGTCGATGAGTTCGGGCCCGAATCCCGAACGCTGCGCCAGTCTAGCGTGACCATCACGCGCACCGTGCCGTCTGCGGATTTCATCCGCTGTTCGACTGGGCTCGTCTGATATTGCACCGCATGGCAACATGAACCGCGACAGCAGCGAACCGGGAGGACCGCGTGTGAGCAAGGGCGATCGTAAGAACTCCGGGACCGATGGTCAGCGTAAGGGTGGGGTGCCGAGCACGCTGACCACGATTCCCTTGACGGATCCACACGCCAGCGCCGGCGAGCCATCGATCGGCAACCTCGTAAAAGAGGCGACCACCCAGGTGTCGACGCTGGTTCGCGCTGAGATCGAGCTGGCCCGGGCCGAGATCACCCGCGACGTCAAAAAGGGCCTCACCGGAAGCGTCTTTTTCATCTCGGCACTGGTGGTGCTGTTTTACTCGACCTTCTTTTTCTTCTTCTTCGTTGCTGAGCTGCTCAACACCTGGCTGTGGCGGTGGCTTTCCTATCTGATCGTGTTCGGGATCATGGTCGTCGTCACCGCAGTGCTCGCGCTGTTCGGGTACCTGAAGGTCCGTCGCATTCGCGGGCCGCGCCAGACAATCGAATCGGTCAAGGAGACGCGCACCGCTTTGACGCCCGGCCACGACAAAGCCGAGCCCCGGGCGTTGAATGCGCCCCAAGGCGGGACGCCCGCCGATCCATCGGGTTGGTAGATGGCGCCACCGGATCCGTCGGTAACCCGTATCGACGGGCCATGGCGCCATCTCGACGTGCACGCCAACGGCATCCGGTTCCACGTTGTCGAGGCAACCCCGACTGATTCCGATCCGACTACGCCGCCGTCGGCGCGGCCACTGGTCATCCTGCTGCACGGGTTCGCGTCGTTCTGGTGGTCCTGGCGTCATCAGCTGCGCGGGTTGAGCGGAGCGCGCATCGTCGCGGTCGACCTGCGCGGCTACGGGGGCAGCGACAAGCCGCCTCGCGGCTATGACGGCTGGACGCTCGCCGGCGACACCGCGGGACTGATCCGCGCGCTCGGGCATTCGTCGGCGACACTGGTCGGTCACGCTGACGGAGGACTGGTGTGCTGGGCGACCTCGGTGCTGCATCCGCGGCTGGTGCGTGCCATCGCGGTAGTCAGCTCACCGCATCCCGCGGCGCTGCGCAGATCGGTGCTGACCGACCGGGATCAGGCTCTTGCCCTGTTGCCGACACTGCTGCGCTACCAGGTGCCGATATGGCCCGAGCGTGCGCTGACACGACACAACGCCGACGAAGTGGAACGGCTGGTCCGCAGCCGGGCCTGCGCTAAATGGCTTGCCTCAGAAGACTTTTCCGAGACAATCGGCCATCTGCGGCTGGCGATCCAGATTCCGTCTGCGGCGCACTCGGCGCTGGAATATCAGCGCTGGGCGGTGCGCAGCCAGCTGCGCGACGAGGGCAGGCGGTTCATGAGGTCGATGAAACGGCCGGCCGGCATCCCTATCTTGCACCTGCGCGGCGACGCCGATCCTTACGTGCTGGCCGACCCGGTGGAACGCACACAGCGCTACGTCCCGCATGGCCGTTACGTATCTGTCGGCAGCGTAGGGCATTTCGGTCATGAAGAGGCACCGGAGGAAGTCAACCGGCACCTGATGCGGTTTCTCGAGCAGGTGCACGGACCCCGGGTCAGGTGACGCAGGAGCCGGTGCCGACCGCCTGAGTGTCGCCGATCCTGGCGAGTTGGCCTGCCACCTCTTTGGCCGTCAACACAAAACCGGTGTCGGGGTCGTCGACAGCGGCGCCGAAAACGACGCCGAGCACGTTGCCGTTGAGGTCAATCAGCGGTCCACCCGAATTCCCTTGCTCCACACTGGCTCTGATTGTGTACACCTGGCGAGTGACTGTCGCGTTGCGGTAGATGTCGGGACCGCTGAGCTCGATGACTTCCCGGATCCTGGCCGGGGTTGCCACGAAGTCACCGCCCCCGGGATAACCCATCACCACCGCGTCGGTACCGGTTTTCGCGGCGCCGTCGGCGAACGCCAACGGCCCGGCCGGCAGGTTGGGCACGGCGAGGATCGCGATGTCGACCGACGGGTCATAGGACACCACGGTGGCGTCATAGGGGGTGCCGTTGGCGTTGATGGTGACGTTGTTCGCGCCGGCCACCACGTGAGCGTTGGTCATCACTCGCTGTGGAGAAAGCACAAACCCGCTGCCCTCCAACACTTTCTGGCAGCTCGGCGCGATGGCGCGCACCTTGACCACACTTGGCTGGGTGGCGGCGACCACCGGGTTGTTGGCCAGTGCGGCGTCCGGTGTCGCGACCGCGACGACCGGGGTGCGGCTGAACGGTTCCAGCACCGCGGGCAGCCCGGAGGTGTTGAGCAGCGACGACATCCGCTTGGGCACCGTCTTGAGCCAGTTGGGTGCGACTTGGTTGACCTGAGCCAGCACCCGCGAACCGCGGACCGCGGCGGCCAAGGCGGGCTGGTCCTTCGACTGGGTCAGCGGTGTGGCCAGCAGCCAGGCCGCGACCAGCACCACCACCAGCTGCAGCGCCACTCCCACGACGGAGTCGAAGAACCGGATCGGGCGGCTGCGGATGGCGCCGCGCACCGCGCGGCCCAGCACCACACCGGCAATCTCGCCGACCACGACCAAGGCCAGGATCAAAAACAGCGCGGCGAACAGCTTGGCGCGTGGGGCGCTGATATGCGCGACGATGTGCGGGGCCAGCAGCACACCGGCGACCGCGCCCAGCATGACGCCGACGAACGACAGCAGCGAGCCCAACGCACCCGAGCGCCAGCCCGAGACGGCGGCGATGAACGCGACCGCCAGCACGGCGATGTCCAGCCACTGCGACGGCGTCATCGAGGTCATCGCACTGCCCCGTCTTCACCACCGACCAACGCCATCGCCTCGTCCAGCTCCCGCACATCGGTGGTGTCCCACGGCTGCGCCCAGCCCGCCACGTCGAGCATCGCCGAAATCACCTGGCCAGTGAATCCCCAAACCAGCATCTCGTTCAACAGAAACGCCGGTCCGGCGAAGCGGCGGTGCAAGGAACTGCGATAGACCATGAGCCGGTTGGCCGGGTTGATGAAGGCGCGCACCGGAACCCGTGCCACAACCGCGGTTTCGGCCTCGTTCACCACGGCCACCGGTCCCGGATCCGGTGAGTAGGCCAACACGGGGACGACGTGGAAACCCGACGGCGCGATAAAGGTCTTCTCCATCGTCGCCAGCGGATGAAGCCGGCTGGTGTCGATACCGGTCTCTTCCCGCGCCTCCCGCAGGGCGGTCGCGACCGGCCCGTCGTCACCGGGATCGGATGCGCCGCCGGGGAATGCCGCCTGGCCCGCGTGGTGGCGCAAGGTGGAGGCACGCACCGTCAACAGCAGGTCGGCGTCGTCGGGAACACCGCCGTCGGCCGGTCCAGACTCCGGCCCGGAGAACAGCACCAGCACCGCCGCGTCGCGGCCGTCGCCGCGCAGCTTCGCCGTCGCCTTGGCGGCGGTCACCATGGCCAGCACGTCGGCGGGCAGCCGGCGCCGAGCCGCTGCCGGAACGTGATCGATGTTGTCGACTAGCGGGCGCAGCCAGGCCGGGCCGACGTCAGGCGTCAGCGAAACCGCTGCGCTCACCGGCGCCTCCCTCACGTCGCTCCGACCGCAGCCGCGATCTCGTCGGCACTGGAGAAGGCTCGCGGCAGCGTCTGCGCAACGCTACCGTCCGGGCGCAGTACCACCGTCGCGGGCATCACGTTTGGAACCCGCAGCGCCGCAGCGACCCGGCGGCGGCCGTCCTGGAACGTCGGCAGCCGCACACCCAGCTCAGCCAAGCGCAGCAACGCGGCCGTCTCGTTCTCGTCCTGATGCACCGTCACCACCGTCACAGCCGATCCGACTCGATGTTGGTATTCGGCCATGGCAGGCAGTTCGGTCGCGCAGGGACCACACCAGTACGCCCACAGGTTCAACACGACCCGGCGCCCGGTGAGCGCTCGCACGGCATCGACGACGGAGCCGTCCGCTGCGCATTCCACCACCACCCCGTGCAACGGAACCGCTCCCGGATCGCCGGTGCCGGTAGGGCACGGCGGCAGCGCGGCGCGCTGCCGAGGCCCGGCCAGCGCCTCCGGAGTGTCGGCGTCACGGTGTTCGCGGCCGACGCTCGGCGGTCCAGAGGCCGGCGAAAAGCTCTCGGGCGGTGACGAGCTGTGGCGCAGCGCGAGCACCAGGGCCGCGATCAGCGCCGCCACCACCACGAGGATCGCGATGGTCCAGCGGGTGCTCCGGTCGGCAAGCGCGCGCATCACGGCCGGGTCTACAGGCCCGCGAGCGCCAATAGATGCTCTTTTTCGGGGCCTTGGACCAGCGCGGCCGCTACCGGTGGCTCGGTGGGCCCGGTCCCGTACGACGGACAGTCCGTGGCCAGCACGCAAACTCCGCACGCGGGTTTGCGGGCGTGGCACACCCGGCGGCCGTGAAAGATCACCCGGTGACTCAGGTCGGTCCACTCGCGGCGCTCGATGAGCTCGCCGACGGCGTGCTCGACCTTGACCGGATCGGTTTCGGTGGTCCAGCGCCACCGTCGCGTCAACCGCAGGAAGTGGGTGTCGACGGTGATCCCGGGGACGCCGAACGCGTTGCCCAGGATCACGTTCGCGGTTTTGCGGCCGATGCCCGGTAGCGACACCAGCTCCTCCATGGTGGCCGGGACCTCGCCGTCGAACCGCTCGACCAGCTCTTGGCCGAGCCGGATCAGCGACGACGCTTTGTTGCGGTAGAAACCAGTGGGGCGGATGAGGTTTTCCAGTTCTTCGCGATCCGCTTGCGCGTAGTCCAGCGCGGCTCGGTATTTCTTGAACAGCGCCGGCGTCGTCAGGTTCACCCGCTTGTCGGTGCTCTGGGCGGACAAGATCGTGGCTACGGTCAGCTCAAGCGGTGTGGTGAAATCCAATTCGCAATACACATGCGGAAACGCTTCTGCCAGTTTGCGATTCATCCGGCGAGCCCGTCGCACCAAAGCGGTGCGGCTCTCCGCGGCCCAGCGTCGGTCGGAGGCGGCGGCCGGCGCGGCAACTCTTGGTGCGGAGCGCCGAGAAGTCTTACCCGCGGTCACCTTCGACAGAGTACTGATTTGTAATCTCGCTGAGATCTTCGCGGTGTTTACTTGCACCTTGTGTCTTGGTTGCTCGTGGCCTTTGTCCCGGCATTGATGATGCTGGCGACGTTCGGGCTGGGGCGGCTGGAAGCGAGCTTGGCCAACGACACGGTGACCGCGAAGGATGTCGCTGAGTTTCTCGAGCAGGCCGAAGCCGACGACATGAGCACGTTGGCCCGAGAAGGCATGCCGGAGGCTTTGAACCACTTACACCGTCGCCGCGGTGAACGTATCGCCGATGAACCGGTTGCATCGGTCAGCCGAAACAAGCACCACGCCGACCCCTTCTACCGGGCGGCGTTTGCTGTCGCTGACGAACCGGGCTTGCCGACGCGCCGGCATAGGCATTCGCGAGCGAATCCGCAATTTAGTCCGACTCGGCATGCCAATCCTGTGTAGCGTTGGCACGTCGAACAAATGGCCTACCTTAGACTGAAGTCTCATTAACCGGTTAGAGGTTGGCCAGCCTGGCGACAATGCGGGCCGTTAGCGGCGCGAGGCGAAGCCGGGCATTCGATCTGTGCCAAAGACCGCCAATGACATTGAAAAGAGCTTAAGGGGCAACGTGGACGAGATCCTGGCGAGGGCCGGAATCTTCCAGGGGGTCGAACCCAGCGCCGTCGCCGCGCTGACCAAACAACTGCAGCCTGTTGACTTCCCCCGCGGACACACGATTTTCGCGGAGGGGGAGCCGGGCGATCGGCTGTACATCATCATTTCCGGAAAGGTGAAAATCGGCCGGCGCTCACCCGACGGCCGGGAGAATCTGCTGACGATCATGGGCCCGTCGGACATGTTCGGCGAATTGTCGATCTTCGACCCCGGGCCACGGACCTCCAGCGCGACCACCATCACCGAGGTGCGGGCAGTGTCGATGGACCGCGACGCGCTGCGGTCCTGGATCGCCGATCGCCCCGAGATCGCCGAACAGCTGCTGCGGGTGCTGGCCCGGCGGCTGCGGCGCACCAACAACAACCTGGCCGACCTGATCTTCACCGATGTGCCGGGCCGCGTCGCCAAGCAGCTGCTGCAGCTGGCCCAGCGGTTCGGCACGCAGGAAGGCGGGGCGATGCGGGTCACCCACGACCTGACCCAGGAGGAGATCGCCCAGCTGGTGGGCGCCTCACGCGAGACCGTGAACAAGGCGCTGGCCGATTTCGCCCACCGCGGCTGGATTCGCCTGGAGGGCAAGAGTGTGCTGATCTCCGACTCGGAGAGACTGGCCCGCCGAGCGAGGTAAGTCCTCCGGCCGAGCAGACGCAAAAGCACCCGACACGCCGAGAAGATAGGGGCTTTCGCGTCTCACTCACTCGAAAATGAGGCGACCCCTTGCTGATGAGTCGCTGGCATTAGGTGTTAGGCGGCTTGGGTGGGTGGCTCGAGGGTGACTTTGTATCCCAGGCTCTCCAATTGCTTGATGGCTCGTGCCTTGGCTTTGCCGGGCTGGTGTCGGGTGTAGTAGTCGGGGCCGGGATCGCGGTAGAAGGCGCCGTTGGTCAGCATGTTCCAGGCGTCGGTGAGCATCTTGTGTTCGATGGAGACTAGGGCGATCTGGCCGGCGATCGACATACCGGCGGTTTTGTCTCTGCGCGATTGGGCGGCCCGGCGCCGGCCGGCGATGCGCCGGTAGCGGATGCTGTAGTAGGTGTCTTTGGTGCGAGCGGCCGACAGGGCTGCCACGCCGAGCGCGGCTTTAAGGTGACGGTTGCCCGGGCGGGTGGCGCCCGATTTGACCCGGCCTGCTGACTCGTCGCAGCCCGGCACCACCCCGGCCCACGACGCCAGGTGCGCGGCGGTGGGAAATACGCTCATGTCCGCACCGGTTTCGGCGATGAACACATCGGCCACCAGCCGCGACCAGCCCGGGATGCTCATCAGCAACTCCCGGATGGGTCGAAAGGGAGCGATCGCCTCCTCGATGCGTGCATCCAGGCGGGCGATATCGGCGGTGTGGGCATCGATGCGATCCAAATACAACCGCACCATAAAGGCGTGATGCTCGGTGAACCGTCCGCGCAGCGCCTCGGTGAGCGCTGGGATCTTTTGACGCATCCGTTGTTTGGCCAGATCAGCGAGGACCACCGAATCGCGTTGGCCGGCGATCAGCGCTTCTAGCATTGCCCGCCCGGAGACTCCGACGATGTTGGAGGCCACCGCGGAGAGTTTGATTCCGGTGTCTTCGAGCAGCTTCTCCAGCCGCTGAATCTCTTTGGTGCGCGCCCGGGTGATGGTGGTGCGAGCCCGGGTCAGATCGCGTAACACCCGAATCGGCTCCGGCGGCACAAACGAGGCGCGCAGCAGCCCGTGGGCGCCCAGATCGGCCAGCCACGCCGCATCCGAGACATCGGTCTTGCGCCCGGGCACATTGCGCGCCGCCTTGGCATTGACCAGCATCACGTTCAGCTGGCCTTCGAGTAGGTAGTAAAACGGCTTCCAGTAATCGGAGGTGGATTCGATCACCACACAGGAGACCCGCTCAGCGAGCAGATGCTCGCGTAACGCCAGGATCTCGCCGGTGGTCGACCCCCACGTACTGACCGTTGTCGACGTGCCACGCCGCCCTCGGCCCTGAACCCGAACGCAGACCTTCGCGTCTTTCTTCGACACATCAATGCCCGCGCACCGCGGATGGATCACCTCCATGGCCGATCACACCCTTTCCGTCCAGATATCTTGTGTTGGAGCGTGTTTCGGAGAGGGCGAAAACAAAACAGGAGTCTCACTCACGTGCTCACAGGCAACAATCCACCGCCCCCGCACAACCACCAGGGGGTGCCCTCCAGCCACCAAGCTGCTCGCCGTGCTCACCGGCAACACAGACGCAACGGGGTCACCGAAACACCCCTAAAGCGTCAACCCGCACCGGCCCGCGAAGCAACCACCCACCCAGCCGAACGGCCAGTGCTAATTTTCATCTTCCACCGCGGGGCGAAGCCCCCCTGGCAGCTGCTCGCGCTACTGAGTCCGCAAGTAGTTCAGCTGCGCTTGGACGGACCATTCGGCGGCGTCCCAGAGTTCCTCGCTGACGTCGGTATAGACGTGTTCGACGATCTGACGCGCGGTGGCGTCGTCGCCGAGATCGGCTAGCGCCGAACGAACCTGGTCCAATCGCTGTTCGCGGTGGGCCAGGTATTCCGATGCGACGGAGGCCAGGTCGGGCAGCTCGTGCCCGTGACCCGGCAGCACGGTACGCCGCCCCAGCGCCTGCAGCCGCTGTAAAGACTCGAGATAGTCACCGAGGTCGCCGTCTTCGGTGTCGATGACGGTGGTGCCGCGGCCCAGCACGGTGTCACCGGTCAGCACGGCGTCGTCGAGCACGAACGACAGCGAATCGGCGGTATGTCCCGGTGTGGACATCACCGTGATCGTCAGCCCGGCGGCATCGATCACGTCGCCGTCGGTCAAACGCCCGCCGAGCCCGCGCAGAAACCCGCTGCCCACCGCGCGCACCACGGCGCCAGTCGCGTCGACCAGCTTGTCGATGCCGTCGGTGTGATCGCCATGGCGATGGCTGATCAGCACCAGCGCAATGCGGCCCAGCGCGGCCACCCGGGCGATGTGCTCGTCGTCGTCGGGACCGGGATCGACGATCACCAACTCGTCGCTGCCCGGACCGCGCAGCACCCAGGTGTTGGTGCCTTCCAGCGTCAGCAGTCCGGGGTTGTCGGCCAGCAGCACCGACGCCGTCTCGGTGACCGGCCGCAGCCGGCCGTAGGCGGGGTGGGTCAGCGCATCGACGGTCACCGCCGTCACCCGACCTCGACCACCAACTCGATTTCCACCGGCGCGTCTAGCGGCAGCTCCGAGACGCCGACCGCCGAGCGCGCGTGCGCGCCGTTATCACCGAAGACTTCGCACAGCAGCTCCGAAGCGCCGTTGACCACGCCGGGTTGGCCATGGAATCCGGGCGCCGACGCGACGAACCCGACCAGCTTGACCACTCGGGTCACCGCGTCGATGCCGACCAGCGAATGTATTGCCGCCAGCGCGTTGAGCGCAGAGATCCGTGCCAGCGCGTCGGCTTGCTCGGGGCTGACCTGGACGCCGACCTTGCCGGTCGCCGCCAGTTTTCCGGCCTGCATCGGCAGCTGCCCTGCCGTGAAGACCAGGTTGCCGGTGCGCACCGCCGGGACATATGAAGCCAACGGCCGCGCCACTTCCGGGAGCGTGACGCCGAGCTCTTGGAGCCGGGCGGAGGCGGTCACTTAGGGCGCTTCAGATAGGCGACGTGCTGCTCGCCGGTCGGCCCGGGCAGCACCGACACCAGCTCCCACCCGTCGGCGCCCCACTGGTCGAGGATTTGTTTGGTGGCGTGTGTCAGCAGTGGAACGGTGACGTACTCCCATGCGGTCGGTTGCGTCATAGATCGAGCTTATCGGTCGGGTTGTTGCCGCCGCGGGCTAGCATGCGGTGGTGGCGAGCACACCAAGCGGCGGGCGTTCACTCGGCTGGCCATCGCGGCTGGAGAGGGCGCGATTGCACTTCGTGACCGGTAAGGGCGGTACGGGCAAGTCGACGATTGCCGCGGCGCTGGCGTTGACGCTGGCTTCCGGCGGGCGCAAGGTTCTTTTGGTGGAAGTCGAAGGGCGGCAAGGCATTGCGCAACTGTTCGACGTTCCGCCGCTGCCTTACCAGGAGGTCAAGATCGCGACCGCCGAACACGGCGGCCAAGTCAACGCGCTCGCGATCGACATCGAGGCCGCGTTCCTGGAATACCTCGACATGTTCTACAACCTCGGCATCGCCGGCCGGGCGATGCGACGCATCGGGGCCATCGAGTTCGCGACGACGATCGCGCCCGGTCTGCGCGACGTGCTGCTCACCGGCAAGATCAAGGAGTCGGTGGTTCGGGTCGACAAGAATCGCCAGCCGGTCTATGACGCGGTCGTCGTCGACTCGCCGCCCACCGGGCGCATCGCGCGATTCCTCGACGTCACCAAGGCCGTCGCCGATCTCGCCAAAGGCGGCCCGGTGTATTCGCAAAGTGAGGGTGTGGTGCGGCTGCTGCACTCCGATCAGACCGCGATCCATCTGGTGACATTGCTCGAAGCGCTGCCGATCCAGGAAACGTTGGAGGCGATCGACGAACTGAGCGCACTGAACTTGCCCATCGGCAGCGTGATCGTCAACCGCAACATTCCGTCCTACCTCGAGCCCGACGACCTGGCCAAGGCGGCCGAGGGCGTTATCGACGCCGACGCGGTACGCACCGGTTTGGCCCGAGCCGGAATCCATTTGAACGACGCCGACTTCGCCGGCTTGCTCACCGAAACCATCCAGCATGCCATCCGGATCACCGCGCGCGCCGAAAGCGCAGAGCAACTCGACGAACTCAACGTGCCCCGGTTGGAGTTGCCCACCATCGCCGACGGGGTCGATCTCGGCAGTCTGTACGAACTGTCGGAAAGCCTTGCCAGACAGGGGGTTCGATGAGCGTTAAGCCGCCCACCTTGGATGTCGGCGCCATTCTGGCCGACACCACCAATCGGGTCGTTGTCTGCTGCGGCGCCGGCGGTGTCGGCAAGACCACCACCGCCGCGTCGATGGCGCTGCGGGCCGCTGAGTACGGCCGAACCGTCGTGGTGCTGACCATCGATCCCGCCAAGCGTTTGGCACAAGCGCTGGGGATCCAGGATCTCGGCAATTCACCGCAACGTGTCCCGCTGGCACCAGAAGTGCCCGGCGAGCTGTACGCGATGATGCTCGACATGCGCCGCACCTTCGACGAGATGGTGGTCCAGTATTCCGGACCTGAACGGGCACAAGCGATTCTGGACAACCAGTTCTACCAGACCGTCGCCACGTCGCTTGCCGGGACCCAGGAGTACATGGCGATGGAGAAGCTCGGTCAGTTGCTGAGCCAGGACCGTTGGGACTTGGTGGTGGTCGACACTCCCCCGTCGCGCAATGCGCTGGACTTCCTGGACGCGCCAAAACGGTTGGGCAGCTTCATGGATAGCCGACTGTGGCGGCTGCTGCTCGCACCCGGACGGGGGATCGGAAGACTGGTCACCGGTGTCGTGGGCCTTGCGATGAAAGCCATGTCCACCATCCTCGGATCCCAAATGCTTTCGGATGCAGCAGCTTTCGTTCAATCGTTGGACGCAACCTTCGGCGGCTTTCGGGAGAAGGCGGACCGCACCTATGCGCTGTTGAAGCGCCGGGGCACCCAGTTCGTGGTGGTGTCGGCGGCCGAACCGGACGCACTGCGTGAAGCGGCATTCTTCGTCGACCGGCTGTCGCGGGAACAGATGCCGCTGGCTGGGCTCATCTTGAACCGCACCCACCCCATGTTGAGTACGCTACCCGCCGAGCGCGCGGTCGACGGCACCGAAATGTTGGAGGGGGCCGAACCCGACGACTCCACTGCGCTGGCCACCGCGGTGCTGCGAATCCACGCCGAGCGGGCGGGGATCGCCAAACGCGAGATCCGGCTGTTGTCCCGATTCACCGGGGCCCATCCGCACGTGCCGATCATCGGCGTGCCGTCGCTGCCGTTCGAGGTTTCAGACCTGGAAGCGCTGCGCGCACTCGCCGACCAGATGACTTCGGTCGATGCGGAGCGGACGGCGGGCTAGTCCAGACTTAGCCAGCGTTGCGGTGCTTGCGTTGAGCAGCGAAGAACTCTGCCCACGACACCACCTCGGGGTGTTGCTTGAGGAGGGCACGGCGCTGACGCTCGGTCATCCCGCCCCACACCCCAAACTCCACACGGTTGTCCAGCGCGTCGGCCCCACACTCCAACATCACCGGACAGTGGCGGCAGATCACCGCCGCCTTGCGCTGGGCGGCACCGCGGACAAACAGTTCGTCGGGGTCAGCCGCACGACACAAAGCCTTGGATACCCAGGCGATACGGGACTCGGCATCAGTGTGGCGGACAGTGTTATGTGCGGGTGCTGTGCTCGTCTTGCGCGCAGCGGATCGTGTAGCTGACACCAGCGCTCCCTTCCC encodes:
- a CDS encoding S1 family peptidase — encoded protein: MHSAHRRVMAAMVAMALLLLAAPAATSRAADDRVPLGGGAPIVVNGDSMCTLTAIGTDNTGALTGFTSAHCGGPGAVVAAEAAQDRGTLGTMVAGNDNLDYAVIHFDPAKVAPVANFNNFPINGIGPDPAAGQVVCKQGRTTGESCGVTFGPGQDPGTIVAQLCGQPGDSGGPVTANGMLVGMIHGAFSENLPGCITKYIPLHTPAVVVSINAVLADLAAKGRPGAGFVPVGTASAT
- a CDS encoding phage holin family protein, translating into MSKGDRKNSGTDGQRKGGVPSTLTTIPLTDPHASAGEPSIGNLVKEATTQVSTLVRAEIELARAEITRDVKKGLTGSVFFISALVVLFYSTFFFFFFVAELLNTWLWRWLSYLIVFGIMVVVTAVLALFGYLKVRRIRGPRQTIESVKETRTALTPGHDKAEPRALNAPQGGTPADPSGW
- a CDS encoding alpha/beta fold hydrolase; the protein is MAPPDPSVTRIDGPWRHLDVHANGIRFHVVEATPTDSDPTTPPSARPLVILLHGFASFWWSWRHQLRGLSGARIVAVDLRGYGGSDKPPRGYDGWTLAGDTAGLIRALGHSSATLVGHADGGLVCWATSVLHPRLVRAIAVVSSPHPAALRRSVLTDRDQALALLPTLLRYQVPIWPERALTRHNADEVERLVRSRACAKWLASEDFSETIGHLRLAIQIPSAAHSALEYQRWAVRSQLRDEGRRFMRSMKRPAGIPILHLRGDADPYVLADPVERTQRYVPHGRYVSVGSVGHFGHEEAPEEVNRHLMRFLEQVHGPRVR
- the marP gene encoding acid resistance serine protease MarP; amino-acid sequence: MTPSQWLDIAVLAVAFIAAVSGWRSGALGSLLSFVGVMLGAVAGVLLAPHIVAHISAPRAKLFAALFLILALVVVGEIAGVVLGRAVRGAIRSRPIRFFDSVVGVALQLVVVLVAAWLLATPLTQSKDQPALAAAVRGSRVLAQVNQVAPNWLKTVPKRMSSLLNTSGLPAVLEPFSRTPVVAVATPDAALANNPVVAATQPSVVKVRAIAPSCQKVLEGSGFVLSPQRVMTNAHVVAGANNVTINANGTPYDATVVSYDPSVDIAILAVPNLPAGPLAFADGAAKTGTDAVVMGYPGGGDFVATPARIREVIELSGPDIYRNATVTRQVYTIRASVEQGNSGGPLIDLNGNVLGVVFGAAVDDPDTGFVLTAKEVAGQLARIGDTQAVGTGSCVT
- a CDS encoding NUDIX hydrolase, with translation MREAPVSAAVSLTPDVGPAWLRPLVDNIDHVPAAARRRLPADVLAMVTAAKATAKLRGDGRDAAVLVLFSGPESGPADGGVPDDADLLLTVRASTLRHHAGQAAFPGGASDPGDDGPVATALREAREETGIDTSRLHPLATMEKTFIAPSGFHVVPVLAYSPDPGPVAVVNEAETAVVARVPVRAFINPANRLMVYRSSLHRRFAGPAFLLNEMLVWGFTGQVISAMLDVAGWAQPWDTTDVRELDEAMALVGGEDGAVR
- a CDS encoding TlpA family protein disulfide reductase, translating into MRALADRSTRWTIAILVVVAALIAALVLALRHSSSPPESFSPASGPPSVGREHRDADTPEALAGPRQRAALPPCPTGTGDPGAVPLHGVVVECAADGSVVDAVRALTGRRVVLNLWAYWCGPCATELPAMAEYQHRVGSAVTVVTVHQDENETAALLRLAELGVRLPTFQDGRRRVAAALRVPNVMPATVVLRPDGSVAQTLPRAFSSADEIAAAVGAT
- the nth gene encoding endonuclease III; translated protein: MNRKLAEAFPHVYCELDFTTPLELTVATILSAQSTDKRVNLTTPALFKKYRAALDYAQADREELENLIRPTGFYRNKASSLIRLGQELVERFDGEVPATMEELVSLPGIGRKTANVILGNAFGVPGITVDTHFLRLTRRWRWTTETDPVKVEHAVGELIERREWTDLSHRVIFHGRRVCHARKPACGVCVLATDCPSYGTGPTEPPVAAALVQGPEKEHLLALAGL
- the crp gene encoding cAMP-activated global transcriptional regulator CRP: MDEILARAGIFQGVEPSAVAALTKQLQPVDFPRGHTIFAEGEPGDRLYIIISGKVKIGRRSPDGRENLLTIMGPSDMFGELSIFDPGPRTSSATTITEVRAVSMDRDALRSWIADRPEIAEQLLRVLARRLRRTNNNLADLIFTDVPGRVAKQLLQLAQRFGTQEGGAMRVTHDLTQEEIAQLVGASRETVNKALADFAHRGWIRLEGKSVLISDSERLARRAR